The Papaver somniferum cultivar HN1 unplaced genomic scaffold, ASM357369v1 unplaced-scaffold_52, whole genome shotgun sequence genomic interval ATTGGACTTCAATTATCATCATTCTGACCCCCCAAAAAAGACGAGGTGGATGATTACGGTGAGAGTATTACCAAATACAACCCTCTGACTGATTCTGGATCCACTATACCACATGAACTGTTGGACCTTCCATCTCCATCGAAACTAATCCCACTTCCTCGAGTTCTCCACGACTCCACCACTTCAACCCAAGTTTTTAACTTGCCCACTTCCTTTCCGTGAGTTAATTCTTCATTTCTCTTCTTCGATCTCTGTTGTTGACAAAGAATGGAGTCATTCAAACATCATAAACCCAATTCGTTACTTGGCAGAATACATtcttattttctcttcttcttcacagaacCCTGTCTGTGGTTCTCAattgtgaaaccatcattcaACATGATAAATTCAGgtaattatttcatttttttcatttatttttttgttccttttgattttaaattttagatgatgtttgATTCTGTATAAATACGCTAGGAATGAATTCATTGGAAATCTTTCATGGTAAAATTGGTGATTTCGGAGTTGTTATCGGCAAAAAATGATTTGGAAAGTGAGGGTCAATCTAAGGAGGCTAAACGACTTTTTGTTTTTGATGCAAGGAATGCGTATGAAACAAGAATTGGGAAGAAACCCccacaagattctaaactctctCCATTGCAGCATTGATAGAGAATTGATGGTAAGGAATTCAACTGAAATGTGATTTTATTCTGCTTCAATCCGTGATTAAATTACAGTTTGTGAATTCTAATACTGAAAGCTAAAAACTTGCCCGAAATTTGTTTCTGTttaatatgttcctaatgtgatTTATTTGGGCTTATATAAAGTTTCAGTTTGAGTTAACTTTCTGAACCCTGACTATTTGTGTAAATGCGTAATTGTGCAAGCATATAATCAAACACCACCTTAATAATGCCTAACTGTGTAAACATATCATCAAAGAGCAACACATGTACTTATACAGACTATATGTTGTTACCATTTCCCCTCATCAGCAACAACTTGCCATGCTAGCGCATCAACAATCTCTTATAATTGTTGCTGCTGCAGTCAAGCAAGGGGTGGGATCCCAATTCCTCGCAACCCGGCTCCAACAGGATCTTAGCTGGTGCTAGCCTGGTAATACTGGCCAATTTTGGTTACCAAGTTCCCGACATGATAGCTCCAGGAAGGTCGTAGTCTACTACAGGTTAATTTTATAATCTGGAactattattatttaatttttgattttgattttcagttttgaaTTTGACTTGGTTTTGTATGAAATTGGTGTGTTAATTTGTAGAACTATTTATGGGTCTTGGTTAAGTTTTCTGGGATCAATGTGATGAAGTTAACAAACTCAGTGCCAATTGATTAGTCTGTTCTTATCCTTTCTGATCATTAGCCGCAATTAATAGAAAATGAAACGTGTCCTTCATGTACTTTTGTTTCTCTATTTGTTTGCAGTTAACTAATAATTGTCTGAAATTGAGAAGAGTGAGTATGATTCCATGCTTAATgaatatttgatttttattttttttctcatttcctTAATTTACGAATCAATAAGCATTTTATGACAATTTTTTTATAATGTAATAGTTTGGTCTGTTAAGTTCTTTTCGTGGCTTCGCGTTTTGAAATGTTTTGATTGGAAAATTTTCTGACAGTGAAACTGTGTAGCTCTCAAATTTCAATACAGGTCTGAGATTTTGAAATGTTTCGGCTATTACTGCCTACTGGTTAGAGTCGCCTTTTATGAGTAACACCATCAGATGTCGAACAGGTTTGGTAATTTTACTTCAATTAGTTATTTCTTATGATCGATAATCAATGcttctatttatttatttcttttttgttttattgatgCAATATCATTACATAAGGACGCCTGAACAAGAGAGTTTGTTAGTAAAGTTGTTCTTAAGATCATGGAGCGTCAGTCCACATATCTCATAAGAACATACCATAAGTGCTATAGTGTGTCTCATAACATGTTATACCTCTCGACAGCCAGAAGTGTTACGGCTTCAGCGGGAACTATATATCCCATTTGGATGTCGGAATTTTTTTAGACAGTTTTGAATCTGAGACTTTGAAAGCCCGGTGTGTGAACATGTAAGAATAAATAGAAACTACGCAAGTGGTCATACTTCACCAGAGGTTGGATCTATTTTCTTCCCTAACAACTAATGAATTATAGATCGCACTGACATTTCAAGCTGTAACTCTTTGTACTCTTTGTACAGGTAGTAGATAGGAGCCAATTAATCGCACCCCAAGCTATGAGTCTTTGTTAAATAATTTGGTGGTCTACTGTATCAGTCCAACAAGAACTTTAAACTATTATTCTCGCAACTATTTGGTTGTGTAAACTGTATTGGAAGATACACTTATATGTTAAGTTTGGAAATCTACCCAATGTATAAATATTTTACTCcaagaaattaaaacaaaaatctaCGTAAGAAATTTTTTTGCAATCGATCTCAACTTTGTATGCAGTGCATTTCGGGAGAAAATCTCTTTGTTTTCTCGCACCAGTCACCCTATGAATGAGGCCTCCTAACCCCCCCTTTTACTTTCCCTTTGTTGTAACGTTGTACACTTGGCTATATTTTCTATCCAGGAGTAGAACCCAAACTCGCATTAGCTCATTAAGTCACTGCATCAGAACTGATTTTGATCGGAGACTGGATCAGAATATTTTTAAGCGGAGCGGAACTTGAATTAAATCATACCCCGGTGCGAAGCACGGGTTATTATCTAGTCAGAATTTGTTGTTAGTAGAGCATATTGTTATTAGGTTAAGTACTTAACAATTTGACTTACTAACTAAtcatagttttattatttttatgcaatgaataacCTCATATTTAGGAAGCGTAACGTCGTAGAATGTAATGAACTGACCCTCTACTGATAATGTCCTAACTTAGCCACTGGGTCATCCGATAGTACGGGGTTTTCAATGGTCACAGCTATGGTCATCCAACAGCAGCTTATCAGGAGGTCACATATCCAAGGATTTATACTGAGCATGCTTAACTATAGAGATTTTTCGCCGACTATGAAGCCAATTATGTTGAAAAGTTCTCGgtattaggaaaggacaaatcattacctatattccatttgaCGAATCTTACATGCCGAGTCGGAGTACTATAATACCACCAACTTAATTTGGAATCGTCCTCGACTCCGAAATATGTTCAATCGTAGACTCTGACATTTTTTCCCAGTCATGAGACCATTTCCCGACACAATCCATCAAGCATATTATTTCACCCTCGACAAGTAAACCGTGGTCAACTCTAATACCATTTGTAAGGACCCGATCCTCCGCCAATACTGTTCCTGCTTagtcactgcggttatccgataatggtggattttcaactgACACTGATGCAGTCATCAATCAGAAGTTTTCTGGGAGGTAGCCCATCCCTAAATTATTCTCGCCCGATAACACATAAATACAGTGCTTTTTACCGACTTTGGATCCTACTATGTTGAAAAGGCCACAATGGTACGAAAGGGAAATCTATTACCTATATTCCACTTAGTGAACTCTTCCTGCCGAATTGAATTACATACATAATATaatttggaattttgaaaaactAGAACTACATCGTATGTGAGTAAAATGGTTGCCATCAGAAATGACTTaacattttaaaatataataGCTTAAGTGAATGAATTAGCTTTTCAATATATCATTGAAATTGTAAGAACACACAATACAATATGTACTGTTGAGTCAATTCTGAGTTTTACTCTTTTTAGACTATTATTATTCTTAAAGAGGAAAAAAACAATAAGGATCCGAACACTGTTAATATCTACACAGTTATTATTAAGATGAATGAGTTCAGGTGTTGTAATTTTGTTACATCTTACATAGTTTAATGTTTTGGTTTCGCCcggttgttggagtatgtggcgcgataaacCATATATGTATAGATAGGGATAGTCCCTTATGGAATATAGAGGAATACATGTGGATCTTAGTAAGCTTTGGCATCTCCATACATAGCACTGAGGCCTTTTGTTAAAAACCccacacctcttatcccaagaTGGTCGGTTGGGTTCGGGATTATGTGGTCTGGCCCTGAGTAGTGTCCGATGGTCCGTAAAGATCATAATAATTGTATCAAAGCCCATGGTTGAGGCTATTGTCCGAACGTAGAAGTGGTTGTGGTTGTCACCCGGTTTAGGGCGCAAGTGGAGTCAGACTCAAAGTGGAGAAGGCAAGGCCCAAAGTTGAACTggtgctcaaggtggagttagtgtctcacccattaactcaggtggagcagggtTCTAGATCGGCAAGGCAATGCTCAAGGTTGAACTTGCTCTCAAGGTGGATTTAGTGTCTCATACATTAACTTACAAGTGGAACAGGGTTCTAGGTGGGCAAGGAtatgctcaaggtggagttagtgcttgccttctcattaactcaaggtggagtaggATTCCACGGCGCATAGGGATAATAATCATGATCGATGGGTAGCATATACATGTGGTAATTATATGGTGAAGTCTGATTGAATTGGTGAagtggtttaatctcgccaaggtggagattgttggagtatgtggcgtgATAAACCACATATGTACAACTATGGATAGTCCCACATGAAAGAAACATGCGTACATGTGGAGCTTAATAAGCTTCGGCATCTCCTTGCGTAGTAttgaggccttttagattaaaaacgcgcacctcttatcccaaggtggtcaaATAGGGACAACATtggtgctatgtggtcgggcccataGTATATTCCTATGGTCCATGAAGATCCTAATATTGTTCACTAAAATAAGGAAGATGCAGAAATTTAATACCATTTTAAAGGATCGATAAAATATCTTTCTAAACTAAAAAGCATACATCAAataatgttttttatttttggaggAAAAGTATgtaaaaattaattttgatatAATTTCATGGCTGGCTTGAGGATACAATTTTAGGAAGGAGAGGCATGGTATGGGAGAATGTCAAGACGGAAAATGCTAGAAAGAATTTATGGAGTGAATAACTAAAATATCTATcggatttttctttacttttgtaATGATAAAAAGAGTAAAATTgatattaataaatattatatttaatattGATATGTCGGAAAATGCATAACCAAATAAAAATTATGCCCGTaccgttacgacacgggttaagccctagttTAAGAATAAAATAGTACAAAGTTTGGCCCTTGTAATTTCTCATCTCACGTCATAGTAGACATGAGGTCGTATGTATGGGACCTTGGGTGGTTCGTGGTTGCCAAGGACTGAAGGTcgttgttttaaattttttttttttttttttttcgattcgtCTACCGGCAGGTATCCAGATTCTCTTCAGTAAGAAAAGTAGTTTAATGTATGCGAAAAAATGGTATAGTCCTTGTCCATTGGATTTCTCAACGAACCTTGATACAGAAGTTTAACACTTCGTTTTATTCCGAAGGAAAATCGACGGTCCGAATCTTGCATGCTTAACATCAGATCTGGTAAGGGCAGATGTGGATCCCGCCACTTTCTGAATCACACGGACTGAAGCCTTCTGTTCAAAATATCGGTACCCTTATTCGGTGTACCAATCATTATTGTTTCTCAACAACCCCCATCACATGAGTCATGACACTATTATTGGGGAAAGTGACGTAAACAATAATATCTATTCCCGCCCAAAAAGCCAAATCCCATCTCTGTAAACGACACCCCCACCCAAAACCCTTGCTCTCTCTAACTCTCTAAAACTAAATTAGAGACACAGTTCTGTGCAAACCCAACAATGGCTGCTTGTTCTTTACATTCTTCCATCTCAATCCGAGTTCCAGAACTCAATCACAAAAAGGtagggtttttgttttttatgttTCCCCATATATTATAGTTGAATTACATTTTTAGAATACCAAAAATGGTTCCTCACTTGATCAAATAGAACTAATCTCTGTTGATTTCTGCAGCTGCTTAAGAGCTCGATTAATACATCTTTCCGACGTGGGTTAAGGGTCTGTGCCGTTTCTAGTAATAATACTACTACTATGTTGGAAGCTGCTAAGTATATACCTGCTGCTCCAATTCTTCTCCCTGAAGGCCCATGGGAACAGGTAGtttactatttcatttaattcccTTGTTTTCTAATTAATTTCTtgattaccttttttttttacattagtTATTTTTCagattttaatttcatcttgAATGTGTGTAGATCCCTGGTGGAGTAACAGCGGCAAAAGGATTTAAAGCTGCTGGTATGTACGGTGGATTGCGTGCAAAGGGTCAAAAACCAGACCTTGCACTCGTCACTTGTGATGTTGATGCCGTTGCTGCAGGttaatttgtgtttaatttgattctgatATCAAGTTACATTTTTCCCTTTAATCTATCCTGCTTCAGTTTTGTGCTCATAAAATTTTTCAGCTACTAGAGATTCATAAATTCTTACCGATATCATCATAACTTGTTGTTAGGGGTATTCACTTTGAACGTGGTCGCAGCTGCACCAGTGCTATACTGCAGAAATGTATTGGACATTTCAAAATCGGTAAGCTAAATCAACCGTATGCTTGCCCACTAAGCTTTGGAGTTTATTGAGATTTATTTTATGATGCCAATATGCCAAAGTAATTTCAGTTTTCAGCCAGAGATCGTAGTTGGTTATAAATGTGTTCCCCCATATTGGCGTTGTAAATGTTTTGCCTTATGCGCCAAGTATATGATAAATGTTATTTTTGTAACTGTTGTATCTGATTCAACATTATTGTTTCTGTTTATGGTGTTGCCAGGATTTTTGTGATGCTAACAATTACTTCAGCTCATATTTTGTATTGAGCTCttgagtttattattattattgaattCTGTTGCAGGCACGAGCAGTTTTAGTAAATGCTGGTCAAGCAAATGCAGCAACAGTAAGCACGTTTGTCTTCCCTTTTATGATCTACTGCCACTAAATTAGCACTTCACTATCTAGGTTAATGTTTCTCTACATTATGTTATTTCTATCACTATCTGTATTACTGTATGGAAGAAACTTAGCAATTGTTTTAACTTAAAATGGTGAACTAACTTATATTCTTAAAAGAAAACTCACTTTTTAAAGAGATTATAGGCTATGTAGATCGTGCTCAACTTTAACTCATTTTGTGAATACTTTTTGTCATCTTTCGGACACTTTATTGAATGAGCCTAATGTGGCTAAGgagacatatcatcttatttcaGGGAGACCTGGGTTACCAAGATGTTATAGAATGTGCGTCTGCTGTTGCTAAGGTATTTTTCTCGTATGTGAAAACAGCATTCCTTTGGATATGTTTGTTACTGCTGTACTAAGTCTCTATAGTTTGCAGCTTCTCCATCTGAGGCCAGAAGAGGTGTTAATTGAATCAACTGGAGTGATTGGGCAAAGAATAAAGAAAGTGAGAATAGAAACATTGCATATAACTGTCTACTTCGTTGTTGTTTCGTTCTttgtctcttttggaaaaattGCATCTTTTCTGTGATCAGTTTCTAGCGAATAGAATTAATTCATCTTTGTCGCCACTATTTGATGCAGGATGCTCTTCTCAAGTCTCTCCCAAGTCTGATCAAATTGTTGTCATCGACCACTGAAGGGTATGTTCATTTACTTTTGTATATTTCTAGCTTTCTACTTCTTTCTAAATAGTCTAGAATGTCCATAATACTTTAATGAGATCAATCATGTTTGCAGTGCTGATGCAGCAGCTGTGGCAATAACAACCACTGACCTTGTCTGCAAGAGTGTGGCTGCTGAAACTGAGGTTTGCTTTAACCATGTTTGTAATAAGTTCATCAGGGAGAACAAAGAGCTCATACTTACTCAGGGGTCGGGGATGGAATCTCCATAAGTAATTGTTTTCTAACTAGGCTGGGAAGGTGACTAATTGCACCTTATGGTGATGGATAAGCCTTTCTTCTAGGAAAACAATGTGGTCACTGAAACCAACTACCGACGTAGTCAACCTATCCAACCTTGACACATTAGTGCTTCATAGAAGCTTCCTGAATGTGGTTCTACTCGCTGTACCTAATTGAGTTTTTTTGACAGGTCGGGGGTACAAAAATAAGGGTAGGGGGGATGGCCAAAGGTTCTGGAATGATTCACCCAAACATGGCAACCATGCTTGGTGTATGTATCTTCGATGATGAACTCCCTTGTTATCTTGAAAATATTCTCAGTCATAAATAGTAATCCTAATAATCACTTATTAGGTCGTAACTACGGATGCACTAGTTACAAGTGATGTTTGGAGAAAAATGGTGAAGACTGCAGTAAATCGGAGTTTCAACCAAATCACAGTAAGTAGAAACTGAAGTAACTTGGCTCTGCAATTTTGAGAAGTGTTTGTTTATTCTTACTATTTAGTTAATTGGTGCACAGTTTTCAGTCATTGATTCACACATCACTATTACTATCTCAATGTTTGCACTCTTATCTCGCATGTGATTAGGTTTAGTTTGAATGCAGGTAGATGGAGACAGTAGTACCAATGATACTGTTATTGCATTGGCTAGTGGAATATCTGGGTCAACCGCAATTAGTTCTCTGGATAGTTTTGAAGCAACACAACTTCAAGCATGCCTCGACGCAGTAATTTACACTCTTTTGCAAAcatttttctccatttttcttggATTAAAACGTGTCTTTCTTGCTGTCTAAAATTCTACGCGATTTCTTTCCCAGGTCATGCAGGGTCTTGCAAAATCAATTGCATGGGATGGAGAAGGAGCTACATGCTTGATTGAGGTTGACAAGACACAAACTAGCATTCTTTGCACTTGTCTATTAAGTTCTTCATCAGTAACTTTGTCTGCATTTTATGTTGAAGATCTAATGAATCTTATTTCGCTATAGTGAAGTATTCGGCCATACAGTGTCTAATTACTTCTTCATACATTTAGGTCACAGTAACTGGGGCCACCAATGAAGCTGATGCAGCAAAGGTTGCACGTTCTGTGGCAGCTTCTTCCCTTGTCAAGGTACAAAAGCATTCTCTTCCGCAACTGCAATTTACAGACTTTTCCCCTGTCCTAACTTCGCTTTTCTGCttaaattttgatttcttcaGGCAGCAGTATATGGCAGAGACCCAAATTGGGGGCGAATTGCTTGTGGTGCTGGATATGCTGGTGTTCCATTTAGTCAAAATGAGCTTCGCATAGCACTTGGAGACATTCTGCTCATGGATGGTGGACAGCCACTTCCATTTGACCGGTGAGAACAGTTGCTAGatgtttttttatgcttgagagttGAGAGTATCATGCACTTTCGCTCCAATTTTACCATGTGTTAATACAGTTACTGATGGATTTTACTTCTTGGAAAACATTCTCAGCGATGCAGCCAGTGATTATCTCAAGGGAGCAGGAGAGACACACGGAACTGTAGAGATTCACATTTCCATTGGTAAGCCTCGTACACACAGTGAGTGTACTAGCCATGGAGTCAAGACCCTCTCACACCATGAATTTATTACGGCTGAAAATTAATCCTGAACGTTTCTTTGCCTCCGGTTACTGTAGCCTCATAAATTATACTGAAAATGCAACAAGAAGACCCCACCTATTGGTCTTAATATTTGCATTTGTTAAGCATTTGCAGGAAATGGGCAAGGAAGAGGACAAGCATGGGGATGCGATCTAAGCTATGATTATGTCAAGATA includes:
- the LOC113343043 gene encoding arginine biosynthesis bifunctional protein ArgJ, chloroplastic-like; translated protein: MAACSLHSSISIRVPELNHKKLLKSSINTSFRRGLRVCAVSSNNTTTMLEAAKYIPAAPILLPEGPWEQIPGGVTAAKGFKAAGMYGGLRAKGQKPDLALVTCDVDAVAAGVFTLNVVAAAPVLYCRNVLDISKSARAVLVNAGQANAATGDLGYQDVIECASAVAKLLHLRPEEVLIESTGVIGQRIKKDALLKSLPSLIKLLSSTTEGADAAAVAITTTDLVCKSVAAETEVGGTKIRVGGMAKGSGMIHPNMATMLGVVTTDALVTSDVWRKMVKTAVNRSFNQITVDGDSSTNDTVIALASGISGSTAISSLDSFEATQLQACLDAVMQGLAKSIAWDGEGATCLIEVTVTGATNEADAAKVARSVAASSLVKAAVYGRDPNWGRIACGAGYAGVPFSQNELRIALGDILLMDGGQPLPFDRDAASDYLKGAGETHGTVEIHISIGNGQGRGQAWGCDLSYDYVKINAEYTT